From the genome of Nicotiana tabacum cultivar K326 chromosome 17, ASM71507v2, whole genome shotgun sequence:
TCATTAACTTTGGATTAAAGAAGACAATCAGTCCATGCATATTCTTTTTACAATCTCAACGTTGTCTAATCTACTGCACATTAATGTTTTCTCAGGTCATCTATTAGTCTTTGTTGATGAGTTTTTCCAACAAAAAAGTTACTTGGCTTAAAAGTAGATTAAACTCAAACCCCAAGGTCAGGGACAAAATTATGCCTTTGATTGCAAAAAGTTTCTCTTTGACTGCACTTGACCATTTACATTTACCCCCTCGATACATCCTCCTCCCCTAGCGGGAAAAAGATGTTGTTACCAATTTTTGTTCTCGACTCCACGCACCGTTTTCAGAAAGATaattaagaaattcaacttgTCAAGAGTGGGTTGTTCTAGTGGTAAACACtctccacttccaatcaagaggttgtgagttcgagtcatcccaagagcaagatggagagttcttggagggagagaGCCGAGGGtgtctatcggaaacaatctctctaccttagggtaagggtaaggtttgcgtacacactacccttcacAGACCCtactagtggaattatactgggttgttattgttgttgttataactTATCACTATCTATGAAAATATTGAAAGCAAGTACCGCTGGAAAAATAGGTCTACATGCATTACCTAAAAACATGTTAGTTAAATTTAAACATTCATAACTTATTTTAACATTTTATTTATATCTTAACACTTATTTTAACATTAATTATAAGTGTCATAATGAAAGTCGAGCGGTGCACTTTATGTGCCAGGATAATCTAACGAGGTTTAGCCCAATGAGGCCCGTAATGGGAGGCCCAATTATGGTTTCAATATTATTTTCTCTTCTATGAGACATTTTTCTCTTCTCCAACCCTTATATGAGACACACTTTTCTCTTCTCTAACATACGATCATACAATCATACAATTATTTAAGAGAGTGCCACATAAGTGTGTGATAGTTTTCTCATTGATGTCGTCAAAATTGAGACAAGAAATAGAGATGCAATTTGTAAAAAAGATATTTTACAACCACTAAATTCTCTCTCTAGAATCAAGTTTTCTCTCAGTGAAAGCTGAACATGGACAGGAAATCGAAAgctggagggggggggggggagggggaggggagaGAGAAACAAAGGCAAGGCACTATCACAAATGGTGAAAAGCAAATTGTACCGCAATCAGCAGATACGAAGAAAACACAAAGCATCCATGTATTTCAATAAATCGTACCGCTAGAATTGTCTCAAGTAGATATGGATACACACTAGCTCGTTGTAATTCGATGAGCAGAGATGAGAATTGCATGGCGCAGAGTAACGGAAAAAGCTCATGGGAAGATATGGTAGAAGAAGAGGCGGTGGAGGAAGTAGGGTTGGGGCAATCACAACATGCCATGAATTCATGGAGTAAAGTAGTAGGGCCAATACCTACGACTGAGGGATTCAATTTATGTAGTGAGGAAGTGACCAATCAAAATGTCAAAATTACAATTGATGATATCAAGGATGAAGTTAAGTATTGGAGATCAACAGCCAATTTGCTACGTGCTGGGTTCTAACCCTCAATTGTCAATAATGGATGGGCATTTTCGGAGAATTTTGGGAAACAAGGGAATTGACAAAGTGGCACTCGTTAACAATGGGGTGTTCCTTGTGCGATTTCAGTCTGAAGAAAGTAAAATCAAAACTGTTGAAGAAGGAGTCcagatgtttgataaaatgccagTTGTTATTAAACCATGGAAACAAGACATTGATATGAAAATGAGATTATTGACAAAATTTCTCTATGGATTAGACTCATGGGATTGGATATCAAGTATGGGGGAAATAGTGCTCTCACAAAAATTGCAGGTATGGTGGGAAAGCCATTGAAGGCAGATAGAGCTACATCGCAGAAATGGCGACTTACATTTGCTAGAATACTTGTTAAGGTGTCAATTAACCAGCAATATCCATCAAAAGTCATGTTTGAAAATGAATATGGAAAGATTATAGAGCAAAGAACTGTTTATGAGTTGAAGCCAGTGCTTTGTGCCACATGTAACAACTTTGGGCATGAGCAACTGGAATGCCGGAAATACATGTGAAGGGAGGATGCTAAGGAACAACAAGGCCAAAATAAAATACAGAATGATCAACAAAAAGCAGATAAGGGTAGGCAGGAAAGACCTAAAAACACTACTGGAACAGTAGGGAATGAAGGAGGGAGGATAAAAAAAAGTCACGCAAGAGATATAACAAAAGAAGAATGAACCCgagaaaagaaataattatgCTATACTTGTTAGAGGAACTGGGAAGAATAGTAAGACAACAGTATCAAGAGAGATGACTCTGAAACTTGGGAACTCATATGCTGCACTAGCACAAAGAAATGAGGAGACAACTAAGTTTGAGGAGAACATAGCAAGCTCATCAGCCCTGGAGATAAGCAAGCTGTAGTGAGACCAAACAATAGGAAGGGTGAGGTATATCCCTCTCCTAATAGATAGTATTGGATGTTGGAATGTAAGGGGCCTAAATAAACTAGTAAAGCAGAAAGAAGCAAATCTATTTTTGCATAATGTAAAGGCTAGATTATTTGGGATCCTGAAAACAAAATTTAAGAGGGAAAAGGCCCAACGAGCCTCTCTTAATCTTTGTAATGGTTAGTCCTTTAGCATAAATTTGCAAAAATATCCGAGATGACGTATATAGTTACTATGAAAACTTCTGATATATGAGGTGGACCTGATCAAAGTTATTGCACAACTAATTCACTATAAAGTAAAACATAGAGGTAGTGGAGAGCAAATATACATTACTATTGTCTATGGGTTCAATGATCAAGCCCTTAGGAGAGAATTATGGGAGGATATAAGAAGGTTATGTAATCAGATACATGGACTATGGGGTGTAGTGAGGTATTTCAATTGTTCCTATATAGATAAGAGAGGATTGGAAGACCAGTCACTATGGCAGAAACAAAGGTGTTTATGAATTGTGTAGAAACTTGTGACCTACGCGACCTACGATTAACATGGTCTTACTTCACTTGGAATAATAAACAAGAAGGGGATGACAAAGTTATGAACAAGATAGATAGAGTATTAGTAAATAATGAATAGTTGTCTCAGCTCCCTGCTTCCACAGTTCATTACATGGAAGAAGGGTTGTATGATCATAGCCCTGCTATTATCAGCTGGGAAAGTTGAGGCAACAGAATGAAAAAACAGTTCAAATACTTTAATATATGGAGTCTGGCACCAGACTTCATGATAAAAGTGGAAGAAAGCTGGCAGCTGGAGATTACAGGGACTAAGCAATATCAATTGGTTGGGAAATTGAATTGGATGAAAAACGTTTTAATGAATATTAACAGGAGTAGGTTTATTGAGGTGGAGAAAAAAGCAGACCAAATAAAAGAGGAACTTCTAGCATGCCAAGCTAGAATTCGGGCAAATCAATTGGACTATGAACTACATAAGCAGGAGATGAAGTTAGCACAGAAGTGCACTAATTGAGAACAAGCTAGATGTCAATTTATGATGCAAAAGTGTAAAATGCAATGGTTTCATAGTTTTATGAAAGCCAGGTGGAAAACAAATAGGATAATTTCAATAAGGGATATAAATGGGAAAAATATTACAGAGGTGGAGAGGATTACAAAAGTATTCACTGATTTCTACACTACTCTATTGGGTACAAGCAGGGGGGTAAAGATCATGTTTGTAGAAGATTAGTGAAAAGATGATCTGTGGTGACTGAAGAAAGCAGAAAGACACTGGAGGCTGCATACAAAGAAAATGAGGTGAAACAAGCATTATGCGCAATTGCAGGGGATAACAGCCCTGGCCCGGATGGATATAGGAGACAATTCTTCAAATCTAGTTGGAGAATAATAGGGAAGGACCTAACTGCAGGGGTGTTGGAGTTTTTCAAAATTGGAAAACTACTACATGTGCTGAATAACACATTGATCACCCTTTTCCCAAAAGGTACACATGCAAACTCTGTAGGTGATTGTAGACCTATAACTTGCTGCAATACTGTCTATAAGGTTATATCAAATATGTTGTACCAGAGATTAAGGAAAGTGTTGCCTGAAATAATCTCAGCAAATCAAAGTGCGTTTGTAGAAGGATGGTCTATTGCTCAAAATATTCTAATTTGTCAAGATTTAGTATGACTCTACAACAGGAAGAACACTACCAAACGCTGCCTTATAAATATTGATCTCAAGAAAGGTTATGACTCGGTGGAATGGGGATTTGTAGAAGAAATGTTGTATGCACTGAACTTTCCCTGCAAATTCATTCGCTGGATGTGACATGCATTACAACAACACAATATACAATTGCTATCAATTGTGGCATATATGGAAACATTACAGGAAAGAGAGGACTAAGACAAGGGGATCCAATATCTCCAttattatttataatatgcatgaaGTACTTTACAAGAATAATGAGACTGGTGGCTGACCAAGAAGGATTTGCTTACCATACAAAGTGCAAGGGGTTGAAACCGAATCATCTCTGCTTTGCAGATGATGTACTGATCTTCTGTAAAAGAGATTTCCAAGATATAGTATTGATACTAAGGGGATTGCAAAGTTTCTCTAATGCATCTGAACTCACCACAAATGCTGCAAAATCAAATATTTTCAGTGCCAACATGGATAAACAATGCTTGAATGATTTGTGTGAGCTGAGAAGGTACAAGAGGGGGGCACTACCATTCAGATATCTTGGGGTTCCCATATCACTAAAGAAGCTATCAGCAATGGATTGTGAAATGTTAGTGGATAAACTGACTATGAAGGTGAAGTATTGGGGGTCAATGAAACTATCATATGTAGGGAGAGTAGTGCAAATAAATATTGTATTACTGCACATACGCTCTTATTGGTCTACCATTTCTGTGTTACCAAAGAAAGTAATCAAAATCATCATAGGAGTGTGTAGGAATTTCTTATGGGATGATAAACAAACAAACCCGCACTGGTTGCATGGGATTTAATGTGTAGAACAAAGAAGCGGGGTGGACTAGGGATACATGATATTGTTGTATGGAATGAAGCGGCAGTAGCAAAGTATGTATGGAACATAGCAGCAAAAACAAACAACTTATGGGTACGATTGGTGGATCACATCTACTTAAAAGGGAGTGCATGGTGGCAATACAAACCTCTTCAAGATTGTAGCTGGTATTGGAGGAAAATATGCATAATTAGAGACAAATTTGCAGTAGGTTATATACAAAATAACTGGCTAACTGCTACAGGGGAATATACACTAAGTAGTGGCTATAGCTAGAAAAAAGGGGCTACGGAGGACTGGCCTTGGAGAGGGTGGGTATGGAATGGAATAAACATGCCTAAGCACAGCTTCATCTGTTGTCTAGCAGCCTACAAGCGACTCTTGATAAAGGATAGACTGAAGCATATGGGAATTAGCCAAGACAATTTATGTGTGATATATGGTAATGAAGAGGAAACAATTGAACACCTATTTTTCAAATGTCAATTATCGAAAGAATGCTTGGGAGATATCATGAGATGGCTGAATATTGGCGTAACTAACATAGACTTTCGAGGACTAGACAGAAGGATGACAAGGCAAGTTAAAGGGAAAATGTGCAGGGCATTTGTGCTAGCATCATTAGCAGTTGTGGATTACTACATATGGAAAGAAAGAAATGTAGCATTATGGGAATAAAAGGTCTTAAGGCAAGGGCACTTATGCAGCCAGATAAAGCAGAATTGCAAGCACAAAATTTATGAAGTACTGGGAAGAAAACACTCAAGAAGGGACAAAGCTTGGATTGAAACACTCTATAGATAAAAATGTATAGGAGGGAATTGTATATATGAGGATAGAAAGTAGGGGTATCTGATGCATATGTAAACCTAATTTGTAAGTGTTGGTCAGGTGATAAATAAAATCTTTTCTGCTTCACCAAAAAAAAAGTATGCAATTTGTCCTTATTAATCTCTATTAATTTTGTATTCCATTAACATGTTCGAACTAATGTTTTATTATATAAAAGGAAATACATAATCAGTCCCTTAAACTTTACTTTGATTTCCACTTAGACACCTAAACTAACAGTGTTTTCCATCAAACACTTGAACTATATTTAAACCGTTCCTATTAGACACATACAACTTATGTGGCACAGTGTGTACCAACACTTCTTCTAGGAGCGTGAGAatccaaaatttttatttttcagtatatttaAACTATAAAAAATGTAGTAGTTGCACATTAGTTTTCCACATTTAGTATTCTTACAGTCACCGCCTCCCTTAACAACTATATCGGAAAGCGTTTTCCTCTTCAATCTTCACCTACAGATGTTTCTTCTGAATGTTGCCTTTGTTGATAGTACTATTAGGTGCGACATTTGTAATTTATGCAGGCGGGAAGCACTATGAAAGAGGCAATATTCTTGAAAATCTTTAAAGAAGTAATAATGAAATCTACAAAATAATACCAAAACATTTAATGGCAAAAGATGAAAAAGATTGTGATGGTTTGCTTATGTAAATGAGGTCTAAAATGGCCATTGATTCCCTATTTGCTTTCTGAAGAAAAACAATAGTCACTACCGGAGTTAACCGGAGAAGATGACCGAGAAACACCATTTTTTTCGCCGACCTTAAGCTCCCTCCATCACTACCTTGCCATCACTATCATTCGTTTCACCTAACACACTCCGCCATCGAGCAACCTTGTGTTTGCCATTGCTATGGATCTGGTTTTGTTTCAGTGCAAGAATATTTGGAGAATTTGCCGGAAAATAGTGGGTGGGGGCTACGACATCGGTGATGACGATAGTTTTATtcatttatctttttttcttattgatgttttatttacttatttttctcaaaagttttTTTATTCAAAAGCCACATGGAACTTTTTCATTTGCTCGTTTTGCCATGTCAAGCGTGTGAACTCCacccattatattttttgtattggTTAGTCATGAGGGGTTTGATAGGTACAAAATGACTGATATTAAAGTGTTTAATTGGAACAAGTCTCGGTTGGTATGTTAAAGTGAAATTTGATGCCAACTTTAGGGGATCTATATGTATTTGGACTTATATAAACTATCTAACTAATACATCACCAGATGAGGAGTACTGATACAGGGATCACGTCGAACAAAACGTGAAAGACACCAAGAGGATCTTGGCAATCACTCAAGTAGAAATACAGTGCGAAGGATTGATGATCTGCGCAAGAacttgtatagggtaaaattagTTCATATTAAATACTCGCATAATAGAACGACACGTGGAATCAGAGATAGATGAAAAGTGAAACAGTTAGAAATCAAGACCGGGGGCAGCAGTTTCAATTAGCACCGGAAAGCCCCCTAAAAGAAATTGCTCATGAAGATAAATGAATGTCTGTCATCCGATAGCATTCAATGAGGAATATTCTGCAGTGTTAAATACATAGTTCGTTACAGAGAATTTGTCATTTACGCTCACCGTTACACCTTCTTCAAtagccctcataattgacattaaagaagtgcatgatcctaggaccttgttccctaggtgcagctataaatagtgagctctgttaTCATTGTAATGAACACGATTTTTCTAGCAAACTTACGTTATAATCAATaaaaagctttatacaattttactttcttgttcctTGGTTTCATCACTGTTGTGCCCAAAAGCCCTGTCCCCCAATCATTGTTTTTCATAATTGTATCttcatttcaaggctaagtattgtgtatttctttaattattttattatttcagtatCAAATCAATTTACTTATCTATAAATCACATTACAAATTCAACTAAaccattttatgggtaaacaatttggcgcccactaTGGGGCTTAGACGGttgcgtaattgagttgatccttgcatctattatTAACCTGTTTAATTCTTTGTTTCTTAgcgaaaaatcataaaaatggcagataacgatGTCAACATCATGCACAACATTGAGGCACAAGGAAACCATCATCAATAGGAAGATTTTATCAGTGATACCCGCAATGAGGGGGATGAGGCCACGTCGGTCCGTGGCAGGCAATATCCATGACATGTTCATGAGGCAACTTATGATGATGCTGAAGACGATCATGTTGCGGAAACAATGAGAATCCTGACGGAACAACAAAAGACTATTATGGTCCACCTCTTGTGGTAGGATCAGGTCATGACAGAGTTGCCGGGTGCTTCCAACAACAGTAATGGGAGAGGCCCAGTTCTTCCTGGTGCTCCCGAAAATCGAATAGTACAAAAGGGTTGATAAGAACATCCCTAGGGGTGAGGTCGACTTCAACATAGCCACGGGGAACTACAACAGATCCTATAACAATAACGATTACGATCCCTTTAAAACCGAACTTATGCGGTTTATGAGGAAAATAAATGCCGGAATGGATCAAATACCGGGCACACCACCAGTGTTAGAATGACCAGGCTTAAAGAAATACACTCAGATGTCGTTCAAACCAAGCGCGGTATCGGAGTTGATCCCGAGGCGATTCAAAATGCCAAACgtgccaaaatatgatgggacttcggattcttaggagcacatcaccacctatacaacaGCAGTGAAGGGAAATGGCTTAGCTccgcacgagattgactcaatcTTGTTTAAGAAGATCGGGGAGACCCTCATGAAAGGGACCCTAACATGGTGTTCACTTTTACCCGAGCACTCAATAGAATTCTTCGATATTCTCGCGAATTCTTTTATCAAGGCCCATGCCAGGACCAGCAAGGTACAAACCCGAATGGCCGACATATTCAAATTTGCACAAGGGGAGTCCGAATTCCTGCGGGAGTTCGTGACCATATTTCATAAGGAAAGAATGTTGTTACCCGTTATGCCGGACTTATGGAAAGCTAAGACAATTACTAAAGGGATGAATCCGAGTTCGGACGCTTTCcggaaataaataaaaagtttGCTCGAGTTCAAGGCAACAATATGGGCAGATGTCCACAATCGCTATGAGTCGAAAGTAAGAATATAGGATGACCATCTCGGCATCGTCCAAGGGCCAGGACCGAGAGAAGAATAAGGAAAAGTTGAAGGCCGATTTTGACACAGACCGACGGTTTTCCAAAGGTTGGATTTTGCCCTACGAAAGGGCTGAAAGATACGGCAAAGGTTTTCAGTCGGCAGATAGGTTCCCTATCGAGAGGAGAGTAGATCGCGTCCGAAATAACAGATCATTGCAAGAGAAAGAGGTATCGAGCTCCCGGGATTCCACCAACCCCAGGTTTTTCGAATATAATTTCAACATCAGCGTGGTTGAATTAGTTTCGATAATGAGAAACATTACGGAAGCATGGTTCCCGAGGCCTATGAGATATGTCTCTTGTCAAAGGGATCCTAATCTATGGTGCAAGTATCATGAGACTAACGACCATCGGACAGGTGACTACCGTCATCTGCACGAGGAGATAGCGATATTTCTGAAAAATGACTATCTCAAAGAATTCTTAGGCGACCAGGCTAACAATAACTACAGACACAACTAGGATAATGTGGAACCTTCAAAAGTAGGAGAAGATCCCCCTTGTCTAATGATCAATATGATTTTCAAGGGGAACGCGATTAATAGTGTAACCTTTTTGGCAGCGAAAAATACAAAGGTAGCAGTGACCCATAGCAAGAGGCTCTGATAAGTCGTCGAAAACGTCATCACCTTCACAAAAAAGGACGTAGATGAACTTCTACTACCGCACAACGATGTCCTGGTAATTTCTCTTattgttttagattttaaaatttaacGTGTTTTATTGGACGCAGGAAGTTCGACCAATATTATCCAATGGAGAGTGCTGGAACAAGCCAAGCTGATCGGAAGTATCATTCCGGCACAAAGCTCCTCATTGGGTTCAATTTAGTAAGACTGCTCTTTTTGAAGTAGTAGACAGCGATATGGGCTACAATATTATTCTTGGAAAATCATGGTTGCACGACATGAAGGTTGTGCTGTCAACTTACcatcaacttccaaaattcccaactccttaggaaattaaacaaataataggATATCAACTGGCGGTAAGGGAGATGAATGCGATCTCTGTTTTGAGTAGCAAAGGAAAGGAGCATGAAGCATAGTAATTACAATAACCGACGCTTAATCCCGATCCGAACAAAGTCAACAGGGGGGAGAAGTTGTCGGAATCCTATCAGGTACCAAGATATTTCTAGGTACCAGAAGAAAGGGATGTAAC
Proteins encoded in this window:
- the LOC142171918 gene encoding uncharacterized protein LOC142171918 produces the protein MPKHSFICCLAAYKRLLIKDRLKHMGISQDNLCVIYGNEEETIEHLFFKCQLSKECLGDIMRWLNIGVTNIDFRGLDRRMTRQVKGKMCRAFVLASLAVVDYYIWKERNVALWE